The Stutzerimonas stutzeri RCH2 genomic interval CCTGGGTGTCTTGATCGCCGCGCAGTTGGTGTGGCCCTCGCTCAACTTCGACCTGCCGTGGACGAGCTTCGGCCGTCTGCGACCATTGCACACCAACGCGGTGATCTTCGCCTTCGGTGGTTGCGCACTGTTTGCCACGTCCTATTACGTGGTTCAGCGCACCTGTCAGGCGCGGCTGTTCTCCGACGGACTTGCAGCCTTCACCTTCTGGGGTTGGCAGGCTGTGATCGTGCTTGCGGTCATCACTCTTCCGCAGGGCTTTACCAGCTCCAAGGAGTACGCGGAACTGGAGTGGCCGATCGACATCCTGATCACTCTGGTGTGGGTGTCGTACATCGGCGTGTTCTTCGGCACCATCATGAAGCGCAAGGCCAAGCACATCTATGTGGGCAACTGGTTCTTCGGCGCCTTCATCCTGGTTACGGCGATGCTGCACATCGTCAATAACCTGGAAATCCCGGTGTCCTGGTTCAAGTCCTACTCGATCTACTCGGGTGCGACTGACGCCATGGTGCAGTGGTGGTACGGCCACAATGCCGTAGGTTTCTTCCTGACCACCGGCTTCCTGGGCATGATGTATTACTTCGTGCCGAAGCAGGCCGAGCGCCCGGTGTACTCCTATCGCCTGTCGATCGTCCACTTCTGGGCGCTGATCACCCTCTACATCTGGGCCGGCCCACACCACCTGCACTACACCGCGCTGCCGGACTGGGCGCAGAGCCTGGGCATGGTGATGTCGATCATCCTGCTGGCTCCGAGCTGGGGCGGCATGATCAACGGCATGATGACCCTCTCGGGCGCCTGGCATAAGCTGCGCACCGACCCGATCCTGCGCTTCCTGGTGGTATCGCTGGCGTTCTACGGCATGTCGACCTTCGAAGGTCCGATGATGGCGATCAAGACCGTCAACGCACTATCCCACTACACCGACTGGACCATCGGCCACGTACACGCCGGCGCCCTCGGCTGGGTCGCGATGATCACCATCGGTTCGATGTACCACCTGATCCCGAAAGTGTTTGGTCGCGAGCAGATGCACAGCATCGGCCTGATCAACGCGCACTTCTGGCTGGCCACCATCGGCACCGTGCTCTACATCGCCTCGATGTGGGTCAACGGCATCACCCAGGGCCTGATGTGGCGCGCGATCAACGAAGACGGCACGCTGACCTATTCCTTCGTGGAAGCACTGGAAGCCAGCCACCCAGGCTTCATCGTCCGCGCACTCGGCGGCGCCTTCTTCCTCGCCGGCATGCTGCTGATGGCCTACAACACCTGGCGCACCGTGCGTGTCGCCAAAGCAGCCCAGTACGACGCTGCCGCGCAGATCGCTTGAGGAAACGGATAGATGAAGAACCACGAAATACTTGAAAAGAACATCGGTCTGCTGACCCTGTTCATGATCCTGGCGGTGAGCATCGGCGGTCTGACCCAGATCGTCCCGCTGTTCTTCCAGGACGCCGTCAACGAGCCGGTCGAAGGCATGAAGCCCTACACCGCGCTGCAACTGGAAGGCCGCGATCTGTACATCCGCGAAGGCTGCGTCGGCTGCCATTCGCAGATGGTGCGTCCGTTCCGTGCGGAGACCGAGCGCTACGGCCACTACTCCGTTGCCGGCGAAAGCGTCTATGACCATCCGTTCCTGTGGGGCTCCAAGCGTACCGGTCCGGACCTCGCCCGTGTCGGCGGCCGCTACTCCGATGACTGGCACCGTGCGCACCTGTACAACCCGCGCAACGTAGTGCCCGAGTCGAAGATGCCGTCCTACCCGTGGCTGGTCGAGAACACCCTCGACGGCAAGGACACCGCCAAGAAGATGTCGGCGCTGCGCACCCTCGGCGTGCCCTATACCGAAGAAGACATCGCTGGTGCCCGGGATGCCGTTCGCGGCAAGACCGAGATGGACGCCATGGTGGCTTACCTGCAAGTACTCGGCACTGCACTCACCAACAAACGGTAACGCATGATGGAAATCGGGACTCTTCGCGGCCTGGGCACAATTCTGGTATTCGTCGCCTTCATCGGCGTGGTGCTCTGGGCCTACAGCAGCAAACGCAAGCAAAGCTTCGACGAAGCAGCCAACCTGCCCTTCGCAGACGACGAGACCGACGCCAAGAAGCGTGATGAAGAAGCTTCCAGGAGTAAGAAATAAATGACCTCGTTTTGGAGTTGGTACGTCACCCTGCTGAGCCTCGGCACCATTGCCGCGCTGGTGTGGCTGCTACTGGCAACTCGCAAGGGCCAACGCCCTGACAGCACAGAAGAAACTGTCGGCCATTCCTATGACGGCATCGAGGAATACGACAACCCGCTGCCACGCTGGTGGTTCATGCTGTTCGTCGGCACCGTGATCTTTGCCCTCGGCTACCTGGTGCTGTATCCGGGACTGGGCAACTGGAAAGGCATCCTGCCCGGCTATGAAGATGGCTGGACCCAGGTAAAGGAATGGCAGCGCGAGATGGACAAGGCCGATGAGCAGTACGGCCCGCTGTATGCCAAGTACGCTGCCATGCCGGTCGAAGAAGTTGCCAAGGATCCGCAAGCCTTGAAGATGGGTGGCCGCCTGTTCGCCTCCAACTGCTCGGTCTGTCACGGCTCCGACGCCAAGGGCGCCTACGGCTTCCCGAACCTGACCGACGACGATTGGCTGTGGGGCGGTGAGCCTGAGACGATCAAGACCACCATCCTGCATGGCCGTCAGGCTGCAATGCCGGCCTGGAAGGACGTGTTCGGTGAAGAAGGCATCCGTAACGTGGCTGGCTACGTTCGCAGCCTCTCTGGCCGTGATACCCCAGAGGGTATCAGCGTCGACATTGAGCAGGGTCAAAAAATCTTCGCCGCCAACTGTGTAGTCTGCCATGGACCGGAAGCCAAGGGCGTTGCAGCCATGGGCGCGCCGAACCTGACCGACAATGTATGGCTCTATGGTTCGAGCTTCGCTCAGATCCAGCAGACCCTGCGCTACGGTCGCAACGGCCGCATGCCGGCCCAGGAAGCAATCCTTGGCAATGACAAGGTGCACTTGCTGGCAGCCTACGTCTACAGCCTGTCGCAGCAACCGGAGCAGTGAAAGATCGAGGTCGGGAGTGACGTCCTGTCACACCCGACCTCAAAGCTCCGGGCGTACCATTCGCAGCTGGACAGAAAAATGATCCTGGTTGGCACGTATCGACCAGGACACCCACCTTCCGCCGTGGTACGCACTCGATGACTGAGCAGATCCCCGTTCGTGATGTAACCCCCCCGTCCAAGGCCGGAGCGTCAGCTGACCTTTACGCCGCGCGCGAAAAGATCTACACCCGGGCCTTCAGCGGCTTGTTCCGCAACCTGCGACGCGTTGGCGGCGCAGTTCTGTTTATCCTGTTCTTCGGAACCGTCTGGCTAAACTGGAACGGCCGTCAAGCCGTCTGGTGGGACCTGCCAGAGCGCAAATTCCATATCTTCGGGGCTACGTTCTGGCCTCAGGATTTCATGCTGTTGTCGTGGCTGCTGATCATCTGCGCCTTCGGCCTGTTCTTCATCACGGTCTTTGCCGGCCGTGTCTGGTGCGGCTACACCTGCCCGCAGAGTGTCTTCACCTGGGTATTCATGTGGGCCGAAAAGATCACCGAAGGTGATCGCAACCAACGCATGAAACTCGACAAGGCGCCAATGAGCGCCAACAAGTTCGCTCGCAAACTCGCCAAGCACGCGATCTGGCTGGCCGTCGGCATTCTGGTGGCCATCACCTTCGTCGGCTATTTCACGCCGATCCGCGAGCTGGTGCCCGATCTGCTCACCTTGAACGTCAACGGCTGGGCTGCGTTCTGGATCGGCTTCTTCACCCTTGCCACCTACGGCAGCGCCGGCTTCTTGCGCGAGCAGGTGTGCATCTATATGTGTCCGTATGCGCGCTTCCAGAGCGTGATGTTCGACAAGGACACCCTGATCGTCTCCTACGACCCGCGTCGCGGCGAAAAACGTGGTCCACGCAAAAAAGACGCGGACTACAAAGCCATGGGTCTTGGCGATTGCATCGACTGCACGATGTGCGTGCAGGTCTGCCCCACCGGTATCGATATCCGTGACGGACTGCAGATCGAATGCATCGGCTGTGCTGCATGCATCGACGCCTGCGACGCCATCATGGACAAGATGAACTACCCGCGCGGTTTGATCAGTTACACCACTGAGCACAACCTGTCGGGCCAGAAGACTCACCTGCTGCGTCCGCGCCTGATCGGCTATGCGGTTGCGCTGCTGGCCATGATGAGTCTGTTCTCCTACGCCGTGTATGATCGCCCGCTGGTCAAGCTGGACGTGCTCAAGGATCGTGTGCTCTACCGCGAGAACGAGTTGGGCAACATCGAAAACGTCTACACCCTGAAAATCATGAACAAGGCTCAACGCGAGCAGACCTTCGTGATTGAGGCATCCGGCCTGGACGGCCTGGTCTATGAAGGTCGCAGTGAGGTACGCGCCGAAGCAGGCGAACTGGTCACCATTCCGGTTGAACTGTCCATCGCGCCTGAGAAGCTACCTTCGAGCACCAATGAGATCGTCTTCAGCATCCGCTCGATAGACGATGCATCGATAAACGATGATGCCGACAGCCGTTTCATCGGCCCGAGCATCCGCTAAGCAAGGTAATACATGCGCTCTGAAAACGAACAAACGCGTTGGTACACCCAGTTCTGGGCTTGGTTTGTCATCGCAATATTGGTCTTCGCGGTTGTATTGGGGCTGTCACTGCTGACCATCGCGATTCGCAATGCCGACACGCTCGTCGCGGACAATTACTATGACGCCGGAAAAGGCATCAATCAGTCGCTGGAGCGCGAGAAGCTGGCGGAGCGTCTGCAAATGCAGGCGAGCATTTCACTCAATGACGAGCGGGGCCTTGCCGAGGTGCAGCTGAGCGGCGCAAGCCGCCCGCAACAGCTGGTGCTGAATTTGCTCTCTCCGACCCAACCCGAGCGTGATCGTCGCGTCATCCTGCAGCCTCAGGGAGATGGTCTCTATCAAGGACAGATGCAGGAGCCGATCAGCGGTCGCCGCTTCATCGAACTGCTCGGCCGGGAAGGCGAGCAGGACTGGCGCCTGTACGGGGAAAAGACCATCGAGACTGGCCGCGCCGTCGAACTGAAGCCTTGATCAGCTGATGGCAAAACCCCTTCCCTGTTACCACTGCGGCCTGCCAGTTCCGACTGGCAGCCCGTACCAGGCCCGCGTGCTGGGAGAGATGCGGGCCTTGTGCTGCCCAGGCTGTCAGGCAGTTGCCGAAGCTATCGTCAAAGGTGGCCTGGAAAGCTACTACCAGCATCGAAGCGACACCGCCATCAATCCGCAGTCGCTCCCACAGGAGCTTAATGAGGAGATGGCCCTGTACGATCGCAAGGATGTACAGCAGCCCTTCGTTCAGCACCAGGGCGAGTTGGCCAGTACATCGTTGATGATCGAAGGCATCAGCTGCGCCGCCTGCGGCTGGCTGATCGAGCGTCACCTGCGCAACCTGAACGGCGTGGCCGAGGCCAGTCTCAATCTGTCCAACCACCGATTGAGCGTACGCTGGAGCGATGCCCAGCTTCCGCTCAGCGAGCTGCTAGGGGAGCTGCGTCGAATCGGTTATGCGGCCCACCCCTATCAGGCCGATCAGGCCGCCGAGCGTCTGGCCAGCGAGAACCGCCGATCCTTGCGGCAACTGGGCGTCGCCGGCCTGCTCTGGATGCAGGTGATGATGGCCACCATGGCCACCTGGCCGGAGTTCAATCTCGACCTCTCGGAAAGCTTCTTTGTCACGCTGCGCTGGACGGCTCTGCTGCTGACCACGCCGATCGTGTTCTATTGCTGCACAGATTTTTTCAAGGGAGCCCTGAGAGATCTGCGCACCCGCCACCTGACCATGGACGTCTCGGTCTCGCTGGCCATCGGCGGCGCCTACGTTGCCGGTATCTGGTCGACGATTACCGGCCAGGGCGAACTCTACTTCGATGCTGTGGGCATGTTTGCCCTGTTTCTGCTGGCCGGGCGTTACCTGGAGCGACGCGCGCGCGAGCGCACCGCAGACGCTACGGCACAGCTGGTCAATCTGCTGCCGGCGTCGTGCCTGAAGCTCGATGCCGACGGGCACAGCAATCGCATCCTGCTCAGCGAACTGCAACTGGGTGACCGTGTGCTGGTGCAACCTGGCGCATTGATTCCTGCAGACGGGACCATCATCAGTGGCCAATCGAGCGTCGACGAGTCGGTTCTCACCGGCGAATACCTCCCCCTCCCGCGCGGTTGCGGCGACGCAGTGACCGCTGGCACGCTGAATGTCGAAGGCCCGCTGACCGTCGAAGTGCAGGCCTTGGGCGATGACACCCGCCTGTCCGCTATAGTCCGCCTGCTGGAACGCGCCCAGGCGGACAAACCCAAGCTTGCCGAATTGGCCGACAAGGTCGCGCAATGGTTCCTGCTGGTGGTGTTGGTGGTTGCAACCGTCGTAGGGCTGGTGTGGTGGCAAATCGACCCTCAGCGTGCGTTCTGGATCGTGCTGGCGCTATTGGTTGCCACTTGCCCTTGCGCACTCTCGCTGGCAACTCCAACGGCACTCACGACAGCAACCGGCACGCTGCACAAACTCGGCCTGCTGCTGACCCGCGGGCACGTGCTCGAGGGTCTCAATCAGATCGATACCGTGGTATTCGACAAGACCGGCACCCTCACCGAGGGGCGCCTGACGCTTACCGCCGTACACCCACTCGGCGCCCTCGACGCCGATGCTTGCTTGGCGCTGGCCGCAGCTCTCGAGAACCGCTCCGAACATCCGATTGCGCGTGCCTTCGGCCGTGCACCTCTGGCCGCCGAATCGGTCGAGACGGTGCCGGGGCTCGGCTTGCTGGGCTGCGTCGAGGGACGCAACCTGCGTATAGGCCAACCCAATTTCGTCGCCGAAGGCTTTTCCCAACCGGCGCCCGTCATTCCCGGTGAACAAGGCCAATGGCTGCTGCTTGGCGATGAACGGGGTCCGCTGGCTTGGTTGGTGCTCGACGACCGTCTTCGTGACGATGCGCCTGCTTTGCTGGCTGCTTGCCGTCGTCGCGGCTGGCAGACATTGCTGCTCTCCGGCGACAGCTCGCCTATGGTCGGCCAGATTGCTAAAGAACTCGGCATCGACCAGGCCGAAGGCGGCATGACTCCTGCTGCGAAGCTCACGCGACTGCAGGCACTGCAAGCTCAGGGGCATCGGGTGCTGATGCTCGGCGATGGGGTCAATGACGTCCCGGTGCTCGCGGCAGCGGACATCAGCGTTGCCATGGGGTCGGCCACCGACCTGGCAAAAACCAGCGCCGATGCAGTGCTGCTATCCAACCGCCTCACCAGCCTGGCACAGGCTTTCGACGTTGCGCGGCGTAGCCGCCGCATCATCATCGAAAACCTCACCTGGGCAAGCCTGTACAATGGCCTGATTCTGCCCTTTGCCGCCATCGGCTGGGTGACTCCGCTCTGGGCAGCGCTGGGTATGTCGATCAGCTCGCTGCTGGTGGTTTTGAATGCCCTGCGGCTGACACGTCAGCCTGCGAATAACGGCTGACTCCAGTCGAGATGTGCTGTGGCGCGGCAGTTGCGTACTTAGTTGACGCCACTGCCGCACAGTAATCGCAGCTGAAGACTTCGCTTCGGATCCTGGAGGTTCTGATGGCCGCTTTGTATATCCTCATCCCTGTTGCGGTGGTCCTGGTGGCCGTTGCGATCTGGGTATTCTTTTGGGCCGTGAACAGCGGGCAATTCGACGATCTCGACGGGCCCGCCCATAGCATCCTGTTCGATGATGAGGAGCCGCAGAAGCCTACCGGCTCCGAACTACAGAAAAACCCGGAAACCGAGCAACGGAAACGCAACGGTGAGTGAGCTGGCGCCGCTGCTGCTGTCCGCATTCGTGCTAGGCCTGCTCGGGGGCGGTCATTGCCTGGGCATGTGCGGCGGCCTGATGGGTGCGCTGACCATGGCCATTCCGGCTGATCAGCGCGCCAAGCGCCTTCGCCTGTTGATCGCCTACAACCTGGGTCGCGTATCGAGCTATGCCCTTGCCGGCTTCCTCATTGGCCTGGCGGGCTGGGCGGTTGCCAACAGTCCCGCAGCGATGGCGCTGCGCGTCGTTGCCGCGCTATTGCTGATTACCATGGGCTTGTATCTGGCGGGCTGGTGGAGCGGGCTGACGCGCATCGAGGCCTTAGGTCGAGGCCTTTGGCGCCATATCCAGCCCGTCGCCAGCCGCTTCATGCCTGTCACCAGCGTGCCGCGCGCCCTGCTATTGGGTGCGCTGTGGGGCTGGCTGCCCTGCGGCCTGGTCTATAGCACGCTGTTGTGGTCGGCCAGCCAGGGCGATGCGCTGGATAGCGCAATGCTGATGCTGGCCTTTGGCGTCGGCACGTGGCCGGTACTGCTTGCCACAGGCCTGGCTGCCGAGCGGCTTACCGCCTTGTTACGCAAGCGTGGCGTACGGGTCATCGGCGGCGTGATGGTGATTCTTTTCGGCCTGTGGACGCTGCCCGGCCCGCACCAGCAGTGGCTGATGGGGCATGGCGCGGTGGCTTCACACGGGCAGCACGCGCACTAGGGTAGCGCTGGCGAGGCATCAGGGCTCCTTGGGCAACTGCCGCTTGTGCGCCGTTTTGTCGTAGGTTTCGACAATGATTCGGGCGGCCTCGTCCGGTACTGGCTTGCCCTGTAGAAAATCATCGATGTTGCTATAGCTGACGCCATGGGCGGCCTCGTCGGGCTTGCCTGGCGAGAGCTCCTCGAGGTCGGCGGTGGGCACCTTGTGCACCAGTTGATCCGGAGCACCCAGTGCTGCCGCAATCTGCCGAACCTGATCCTTGACCAAGCCGGCAAGCGGGGTCAGGTCACACGCGCCATCACCAAATTTGGTGAAGAAGCCCATCACCGCCTCGGCCGCATGGTCGGTACCGATAACCAGGCCCTGTCGAGCATTGGCGATGGTGTACTGAGCAACCATGCGCATCCGTGCCTTGGTGTTCCCCAGTACGAAATCACGCTGCGCAGGGCTCAGCGGGTCGAGCGCCTGCGTGGCCGCCGCCAGCCCCAGCACGGCAGTGCCGATATTCACGGTATGGCACTCGTCGGGCTTGATGGTATCCACCGCCATCTGGGCTTCATGCTCGTCGCGCTGCACCTGATAAGGCAGGCGCACGGCAATGAAACGATAGTCGTCTCCCTCTCCCGCTTCGCGCATAGCAGCGACCGCTCGTTGCGCCAGCAGGCCCGCAGTGGTTGAGTCGACCCCGCCACTGATCCCCAACACCAGGGTTTTCAGGCCCGACTCGCGCAAGCACGACTGGATGAAGCTCACTCGGCGATCAATTTCAGCCTGTACCGACTCCGGCCCGCTGAATGGTGCGCAGACTTTGAGCGCGGTTGCGATTTCCTGCTGGCGGCTGTGCATGAAACTCTCCTCTGTTGATATGAAGGCTCTGCAGAAACAACAAGACACTGCATGATCATCTGACCACGAATCAGCGAGATCCCTCCGGCTGTCGGCACCGATCTGGCCCAGCGCGCTAGCGTCGGATCAAGTTTGATACAGGTCAAGTCTGCCGCAGGGCCCTGCCCCTAAAATCCAGCGACCGCCGTCATGACCGGGAACGCACATGCTCGACTCCATTCGCTGGGATTCCGACCTGATCCGTCGTTACGATCAGGCTGGCCCGCGCTATACGTCGTACCCGACCGCGGCCCAGTTCAATGACAGGATCGGCTCGTTCGACCTGCTGCATGCGCTGCGCAGCAGCCGTCAGGCGTCACGCCCGCTGTCCCTTTACGTCCACCTGCCGTTCTGCGCAAACGTTTGCTATTACTGCGCATGCAACAAGATTGTCACCAAGGATCGGGGCCGCGCACTGCCCTATCTGGAGCGCCTCGAAAAAGAAATCGAGCTGATCGCCTGCCACCTGAGCAAGGATCAGGTGGTGGAGCAGCTACACCTCGGTGGCGGCACGCCCACGTTCCTCAGCCATGACGAACTGCGCCGGCTGATGAGCCATCTGCGTCAGCATTTTCACCTCCAGGATGACGACCACGGCGATTTCGGCGTCGAAGTCGATCCGCGTGAGGCCGACTGGCCTACCATCGGCCTGCTGCGCGAGCTCGGTTTCAACCGCATCAGCATTGGCGTTCAGGATCTCAACCCGGACGTACAACGCGCTATCAACCGCATGCAGACGCTCGAGCAGACGCGCACCATCATCGAAGCGGCCCGCACGCTGCAGTACCGCTCGCTGAACGTGGACCTGATCTATGGTCTGCCGCTACAGACCCCGGCAGGTTTCGGCAAAACGGTCGAGGCGATCATTGATCTGCAGCCCGATCGGCTGTCGCTATTCAACTATGCCCACCTACCCGAACGCTTTGCGCCACAGCGGCGCATAAATGCCGCGGACCTACCCGCGCCGAGCGAGAAGCTACGCATGCTCGAGCAGAGCATCATGCTGCTTGCCGATGCGGGATATCGCTACATCGGCATGGACCACTTCGCCCTGCCAGATGATGAACTGGCGATGGCGCAGGAAGACGGTAGCCTGCAACGAAATTTCCAGGGTTACACCACCCACGGCCATTGCGATTTGGTGGGCCTGGGGGTTTCAGCGATCAGCCAGGTCGGCGATCTCTATTGTCAGAACGCGTCGGACATAGCGGCCTACCAGCAACGTCTGGACCAGAACCAGCTGGCCACCGCAAGGGGGTTGCGCTGCAATCAGGATGATCGCATCCGCCGCGCGGTCATTCAGTCGCTCATCTGCGACTTCGCCCTCGGCTTCGAGCAGCTCCAGCGCGATTACGCAGTCGATTTCCGCCAGTATTTCGCCGACGCATGGCCAATGCTGGAGCAAATGTCGGCGGACGGCCTGATCGAACTGAGTGATTCCCACCTGCTGATCCAGCCAGCCGGGCGTCTTTTGGTCAGATCAATTTGCATGCTTTTTGATCACTATCTGCCTGAGCATACCAATCACGGTTTTTCGCGCGTGATCTAGGGAACTTTTTCTGCTCTGCCAGTCCTGCGACGCTCTAGCCGATTGGCCATCGCAGACGTCCTGAGTTAACCTTGCGCGCTATAACCAGGTTTCCAGGAAGCCATCTATGTCCGAATCGATCAAGGTCCGTGCGCAGCGGCAAGCCCATTGCAAGGATTGCAGCCTTTCCGGGCTCTGCCTGCCCCTGTCACTGAACATGCACGACATGGACGCTTTGGATGACATCGTCAAGCGTGGCCGTCCGCTGAAAAAAGGTGAAACCCTATTCCGTCAGGGTGACGTTTTCAGTTCTGTATTCGCGGTACGCTCCGGTGCGCTGCGTACCTTTAGCGTGACCGATGGCGGCGAGGAGCAAATCACCGGCTTCCATCTGCCTAGTGAGCTGGTGGGGTTGTCCGGCATGGATACCGAAAGCTATCCGGTCACGGCCCAGGCACTGGAAACCACCTCAGTCTGCGAGATTCCCTTCGAGCGTCTCGACGAGCTGAGCGTGCTGCTGCCGCAGTTGCGTCGTCAGCTCATGCGCATCATGAGCCGGGAAATCCGCGACGATCAGCAAATGATGCTACTGCTGTCGAAAAAAACCGCCGATGAGCGCATTGCGACCTTCCTGATCAACCTCTCTGCGCGCTTCAGTGCAAGGGGTTTCTCGGCGAACCAGTTCCGCCTGCCCATGTCACGCAACGAGATTGGCAATTACCTGGGTCTGGCAGTCGAAACCGTCTCGCGCGTGTTCACCCGGTTTCAGCAGAACGGCTTGCTCGAGGCCGAAGGCAAGGAGGTACGCATCCTCGATTCCATCGGTCTGTGCGCCCTTGCCGGCGGCGCCATGGACGTCTGAGTTCACCGCGTTTGGAGCAGTCCGATGATCTTCGATGAGTTCAGCATCAAGACCTTGATACGCCCGGTGCCGGATTTCCCCCGTCCAGGCGTGGTATTCCGTGACATAACACCGCTGTTCCAATCACCGAAAGCGCTGCGCATGGTTGCCGACAGCTTTATTCAGCGCTACGTTGAAGCCGAGTTCACGCATATCGGCGCCCTTGACGCCCGCGGCTTTCTGGTTGGCTCGATTCTCGCGTACGAACTGAACAAGCCACTGGTCCTCTTCCGCAAGCAGGGCAAGCTGCCGGCGGATGTGCTGTCCCAGGCGTATTGCACCGAATACGGAGAGGCTCATCTCGAGATTCATGCCGACAGCCTGTGCGAGGGTGATTCGGTGCTGCTGTTCGATGACCTGATCGCCACGGGTGGCACTCTCATCGCCGCTGCGCAACTGGTCCGACGCATGCGCGCGCACATACACGAAGCGGCTGCGATCATTGACCTGCCAGAACTGGGCGGGTCGCAAAAGCTCCAGGATATGGGCATTCCCACCTTTACCCTGACCGCCTTTGCCTTGAGCGACCGCTAACGACGAGCTCCGCCCGATCCGGCTTTACTCGACGCGATCTGAAGGAAATATCTCGTGTTTACGATGCTTCAGCGCAGCCTGCTCATCCTTGCTCTGGCTTGCGTCTCGCCCTCCTTCGCATCTGATCGCGACACACTGCTGGATCAGGCAAACCTCCTGCTACTGCCGCGCGAACGCGCCATACCCGAATTTGAGCTGGTCGATCAGGATGGCCAGCCATTCACCAGCGCGTCACTCCAGGAGCGCTGGCACATTCTATTTTTCGGCTTTACGGCGTGCCCTGACATCTGCCCCACTACCTTGAGCGACATGCGCCGGCTGCTAAGCCAGCTGCCCGCCGACACCCGCGAGCGGGTGCAGCTGGTATTGCTCAGTGCCGATCCTGCGCGCGATACACCGCAACAATTGAAGACCTACTTGAGCTACTACCGTGCAGGCTTCGTTGGCGTGACCGGAGACATGGACCAGTTGCAAAAGCTGTCCAAAGCCCTGGGGCTCCCCTTCGTTCCAGCCAGCGAAACTGAGGGCGATTACAGTGTCAGCCATAGCGGCAACCTGGCTTTGGTGGCACCGAATGGCAGTTTGCGCGGGCACATTCGCGCGCCATTGAAGCTGGATGGGTTGCGCGAGATGTTGCCGCAGGTACTAGACAAAGAGCGCTGATTTACCGTCGAAGCCGTTCCGCAAAAATCAGTGGCAGTCCAACGTATCAGCCAGTACATAGGCCTGGAACGCCACCTCGTCGACCCATTGCCGGGTCAGCTCAGCCAGTTGCCCGTCCGCTTCCCACTGTGTCAGCGACGTATTGATCTGCTGCTGCAGATCTGAGTCATCCGTAGCCAGGCTTAAATGCCGTTTGGCATCGGTAAGCGCTGGCAACAGATGCCTGTAGAGCTGCCACTCTGGCAAGGTGGCGATCTCTTTCAACAACACATCGTCATCGACTACCGCACGGCATTCGCCGAGCTTGAGACCAATGAGCGCATGCGCCGTGCTCGGATATTCATGTGGGCGTGCAGCGAAGCGAGTACGCAAAATCTCGCTATGTGGGCTATCTCGGCTGACACAGACCAACTGTCCCTGTAAATCGGACCAGGCACCAAGACCGCCTTCCGTGGCA includes:
- a CDS encoding heavy metal translocating P-type ATPase, with protein sequence MAKPLPCYHCGLPVPTGSPYQARVLGEMRALCCPGCQAVAEAIVKGGLESYYQHRSDTAINPQSLPQELNEEMALYDRKDVQQPFVQHQGELASTSLMIEGISCAACGWLIERHLRNLNGVAEASLNLSNHRLSVRWSDAQLPLSELLGELRRIGYAAHPYQADQAAERLASENRRSLRQLGVAGLLWMQVMMATMATWPEFNLDLSESFFVTLRWTALLLTTPIVFYCCTDFFKGALRDLRTRHLTMDVSVSLAIGGAYVAGIWSTITGQGELYFDAVGMFALFLLAGRYLERRARERTADATAQLVNLLPASCLKLDADGHSNRILLSELQLGDRVLVQPGALIPADGTIISGQSSVDESVLTGEYLPLPRGCGDAVTAGTLNVEGPLTVEVQALGDDTRLSAIVRLLERAQADKPKLAELADKVAQWFLLVVLVVATVVGLVWWQIDPQRAFWIVLALLVATCPCALSLATPTALTTATGTLHKLGLLLTRGHVLEGLNQIDTVVFDKTGTLTEGRLTLTAVHPLGALDADACLALAAALENRSEHPIARAFGRAPLAAESVETVPGLGLLGCVEGRNLRIGQPNFVAEGFSQPAPVIPGEQGQWLLLGDERGPLAWLVLDDRLRDDAPALLAACRRRGWQTLLLSGDSSPMVGQIAKELGIDQAEGGMTPAAKLTRLQALQAQGHRVLMLGDGVNDVPVLAAADISVAMGSATDLAKTSADAVLLSNRLTSLAQAFDVARRSRRIIIENLTWASLYNGLILPFAAIGWVTPLWAALGMSISSLLVVLNALRLTRQPANNG
- the ccoS gene encoding cbb3-type cytochrome oxidase assembly protein CcoS is translated as MAALYILIPVAVVLVAVAIWVFFWAVNSGQFDDLDGPAHSILFDDEEPQKPTGSELQKNPETEQRKRNGE
- a CDS encoding sulfite exporter TauE/SafE family protein — protein: MSELAPLLLSAFVLGLLGGGHCLGMCGGLMGALTMAIPADQRAKRLRLLIAYNLGRVSSYALAGFLIGLAGWAVANSPAAMALRVVAALLLITMGLYLAGWWSGLTRIEALGRGLWRHIQPVASRFMPVTSVPRALLLGALWGWLPCGLVYSTLLWSASQGDALDSAMLMLAFGVGTWPVLLATGLAAERLTALLRKRGVRVIGGVMVILFGLWTLPGPHQQWLMGHGAVASHGQHAH
- the nadE gene encoding ammonia-dependent NAD(+) synthetase, translated to MHSRQQEIATALKVCAPFSGPESVQAEIDRRVSFIQSCLRESGLKTLVLGISGGVDSTTAGLLAQRAVAAMREAGEGDDYRFIAVRLPYQVQRDEHEAQMAVDTIKPDECHTVNIGTAVLGLAAATQALDPLSPAQRDFVLGNTKARMRMVAQYTIANARQGLVIGTDHAAEAVMGFFTKFGDGACDLTPLAGLVKDQVRQIAAALGAPDQLVHKVPTADLEELSPGKPDEAAHGVSYSNIDDFLQGKPVPDEAARIIVETYDKTAHKRQLPKEP
- the hemN gene encoding oxygen-independent coproporphyrinogen III oxidase: MLDSIRWDSDLIRRYDQAGPRYTSYPTAAQFNDRIGSFDLLHALRSSRQASRPLSLYVHLPFCANVCYYCACNKIVTKDRGRALPYLERLEKEIELIACHLSKDQVVEQLHLGGGTPTFLSHDELRRLMSHLRQHFHLQDDDHGDFGVEVDPREADWPTIGLLRELGFNRISIGVQDLNPDVQRAINRMQTLEQTRTIIEAARTLQYRSLNVDLIYGLPLQTPAGFGKTVEAIIDLQPDRLSLFNYAHLPERFAPQRRINAADLPAPSEKLRMLEQSIMLLADAGYRYIGMDHFALPDDELAMAQEDGSLQRNFQGYTTHGHCDLVGLGVSAISQVGDLYCQNASDIAAYQQRLDQNQLATARGLRCNQDDRIRRAVIQSLICDFALGFEQLQRDYAVDFRQYFADAWPMLEQMSADGLIELSDSHLLIQPAGRLLVRSICMLFDHYLPEHTNHGFSRVI
- the fnr gene encoding fumarate/nitrate reduction transcriptional regulator Fnr encodes the protein MSESIKVRAQRQAHCKDCSLSGLCLPLSLNMHDMDALDDIVKRGRPLKKGETLFRQGDVFSSVFAVRSGALRTFSVTDGGEEQITGFHLPSELVGLSGMDTESYPVTAQALETTSVCEIPFERLDELSVLLPQLRRQLMRIMSREIRDDQQMMLLLSKKTADERIATFLINLSARFSARGFSANQFRLPMSRNEIGNYLGLAVETVSRVFTRFQQNGLLEAEGKEVRILDSIGLCALAGGAMDV